Proteins encoded in a region of the Triticum dicoccoides isolate Atlit2015 ecotype Zavitan chromosome 3A, WEW_v2.0, whole genome shotgun sequence genome:
- the LOC119267103 gene encoding uncharacterized protein LOC119267103, with amino-acid sequence MQAPVTPAGSVSTGETPLQRPPVAISSPPSAATTTRRRLLVSAGGLLLVAAAGNNNAASRGAAAAAVDLGYDPVTEAERAASATVSQRVGEAVRLLEAGRELQARGEFAGALASFTAVVSGYKELALSEYARVGRALVLYEIGDRDESITEMEDVSVALKGYPEIHAALAAALYADKHAPLLAEFQFNIATLLDPHYSDLAYVRDTKHWPPSLVASLKNFITLT; translated from the coding sequence ATGCAGGCGCCCGTGACGCCGGCGGGCTCCGTCTCCACCGGAGAGACACCGCTTCAACGGCCACCCGTCGCCATCTCCTCGCCGCCATCCGCCGCAACGACAACGAGGAGGCGGCTGCTGGTGTCCGCGGGTGGTCTGCTCCTCGTGGCCGCCGCGGGCAACAACAACGCTGCCagcaggggcgcggcggcggccgcgGTGGACCTCGGCTACGACCCGGTGACGGAGGCGGAGCGCGCGGCGAGCGCCACCGTTTCGCAGCGCGTCGGGGAGGCGGTCCGGCTGCTGGAGGCCGGGCGGGAGCTGCAGGCGCGCGGCGAGTTCGCGGGGGCGCTGGCGTCCTTCACGGCGGTGGTGAGCGGGTACAAGGAGCTGGCGCTGTCGGAGTACGCGCGGGTGGGGCGGGCGCTGGTGCTGTACGAGATCGGCGACCGCGACGAGTCCATCACGGAGATGGAGGACGTGTCGGTGGCGCTCAAGGGGTACCCGGAGATCCACGCCGCGCTGGCGGCGGCGCTCTACGCCGACAAGCACGCGCCGCTGCTGGCCGAGTTCCAGTTCAACATCGCCACGCTGCTGGACCCGCACTACTCCGACCTCGCCTACGTCAGGGACACCAAGCACTGGCCGCCCAGCCTCGTCGCCTCCCTCAAGAACTTCATCACGCTCACCTAG
- the LOC119267102 gene encoding probable leucine-rich repeat receptor-like protein kinase At5g49770 isoform X2, whose amino-acid sequence MELSPWLVLFGALVQASVILADTNAQDTAGLTGIAASWDTKPSNWDGNDPCSDKWIGIMCIQDRVTSIRLSSQSLSGTLSGDIQSLSELQYLDLSYNKDLGGSLPSSIGSLSNLQNLILVGCSFAGEIPKEIGQLSKLIFLSLNFNRFTGRIPPSLGGLSKLYWFDLADNKLTGGLPVFDGTNPGLDNLTNTKHFHFGGNQLSGTIPSQIFNSHMKLIHFLVDNNNFSGSIPPTLGLLNVLEVLRFDNNKQLSGPVPTNINNLTKLAELHLENNRLTGPLPDLTGMTALSFVDMSNNTFNASDAPAWFTTLPSLTSLYLENLQIGGQLPQELFALSAIQTLKLRGNHFNGTLNIGSDFGSQLQTIDLQDNQIDQLTVGGTQYNKKLILLGNPICNQGNNEQYCKTATQSNPAAPPYSTSKNCSGLPSTCLPSQLLSPSCTCAVPYKGTLFFRAPSFSDLGNESYYLLLEKDMKTKFLSYKAPIDSIALHNPFFDANNNLEISLEVFPGGKVQFGEQDISDIGFILSNQTYKPPPAFGPYYFIAQSYRIATEVPASKKSKANKLPLIVGVAAGGAVVIAVLLVVIFFITRRKREPKKTEERSQSFASLDMKSTSTSVPQLRGARTFTFAELKKITNNFSEANDIGNGGFGKVYRGTLPTGQLVAVKRSQEGSLQGSLEFRTEIELLSRVHHKNVVSLMGFCLDQGEQMLVYEYIPNGTLKESLTGKSGVRLDWKRRLRVILGTAKGIAYLHELADPPIVHRDIKSSNVLLDERLNAKVSDFGLSKLLGEDGRGQVTTQVKGTMGYLDPEYYMTQQLTEKSDVYSFGVLLLEMITAKKPLERGRYIVREVLAALDRSKDLYGLHDLLDPVLGASPTSLGGLEQYVDLALRCVEEAGADRPSMGEAVSEIERITRMAGGAPESASESMSYASRTPRHPYGGDSPSEYSGGGLPSSRVEPK is encoded by the exons ATGGAGCTCTCTCCATGGCTCGTCTTGTTTGGCGCTCTTGTGCAGGCTTCTGTCATCCTGGCTGACACAAATGCGCAAGACA CTGCTGGCCTCACCGGGATCGCAGCTTCCTGGGACACCAAACCATCAAACTGGGATGGCAATGATCCATGCAGCGACAAGTGGATCGGGATAATGTGCATCCAGGACCGGGTCACATCCAT AAGACTGTCAAGTCAATCACTGTCCGGAACTCTTTCGGGGGACATTCAATCTCTGTCGGAACTACAATACTT GGACTTATCCTATAACAAGGACTTGGGTGGCTCTCTTCCTTCATCCATTGGAAGCTTGAGCAACCTCCaaaattt AATACTTGTTGGCTGCAGCTTTGCTGGTGAAATACCTAAAGAGATTGGCCAGCTCTCAAAGCTGATATTTCT ATCTCTAAACTTCAACAGGTTCACTGGTCGCATACCACCATCACTCGGTGGCCTCTCGAAGCTATACTGGTTTGATCTGGCTGACAATAAGCTCACTGGAGGACTTCCGGTATTCGACGGTACAAATCCCGGTTTGGATAATCTGACAAATACAAAGCACTT CCACTTTGGCGGTAATCAGCTCTCTGGCACCATACCGAGCCAGATTTTCAACTCACACATGAAGCTGATACATTT TCTTGTCGACAACAACAACTTCTCTGGCAGCATCCCCCCTACTCTAGGCCTTCTTAACGTGCTGGAAGTTCT ACGTTTTGATAACAACAAACAGTTGTCTGGGCCAGTTCCAACCAACATCAACAACCTCACCAAGCTTGCTGAACT CCATCTAGAAAACAATCGGCTCACTGGCCCACTGCCAGACCTGACAGGAATGACTGCGCTCAGCTTTGT GGACATGAGTAACAACACCTTCAATGCATCCGATGCTCCAGCTTGGTTCACCACTTTGCCGTCTTTGACTTCATT ATACCTAGAGAATCTGCAGATCGGCGGGCAGCTTCCGCAAGAACTTTTTGCCCTTTCTGCAATTCAGACACT GAAGCTTCGGGGCAACCACTTCAATGGCACCCTAAATATTGGGTCGGACTTTGGTAGCCAGCTCCAAACAATTGATTTGCAGGACAATCAAATCGATCAGCTCACTGTTGGGGGAACCCAATACAACAAGAAACTCAT ACTTTTAGGAAACCCAATATGCAACCAAGGGAACAACGAGCAATACTGCAAAACCGCGACACAATCCAACCCGGCGGCGCCACCATATTCTACTTCTAAGAACTGTTCTGGGCTGCCATCGACATGCCTCCCAAGCCAGCTTCTGAGCCCAAGCTGCACATGTGCTGTGCCGTACAAAGGCACACTGTTCTTCAGGGCACCATCATTTTCTGACCTCGGCAATGAGTCGTACTATCTTCTACTGGAGAAGGACATGAAGACCAAGTTCCTGTCATACAAGGCCCCGATCGACTCGATTGCTCTTCATAACCCATTCTTTGAtgcgaacaacaacttggagattagCTTGGAGGTGTTCCCTGGTGGCAAGGTTCAGTTTGGAGAGCAGGACATTTCTGACATTGGGTTCATTTTGAGCAATCAAACGTATAAGCCGCCCCCTGCTTTCGGTCCATACTATTTCATCGCTCAAAGCTATCGTATTGCAACAGAGGTGCCAGCATCTAAAAAATCAAAGGCGAACAAGTTGCCACTTATCGTCGGAGTTGCTGCCGGTGGTGCAGTTGTTATTGCAGTGCTGCTTGTTGTTATTTTTTTCATCACGAGACGGAAGAGAGAACCAAAGAAGACTGAAGAGAGAAGCCAGTCTTTCG CTTCTTTGGACATGAAGAGCACCAGCACCAGTGTGCCACAGCTGCGCGGTGCGCGCACGTTCACGTTCGCTGAACTGAAGAAGATAACCAATAACTTCTCGGAGGCGAACGACATAGGAAATGGCGGCTTCGGGAAG GTTTACAGGGGGACACTTCCGACTGGGCAACTGGTTGCTGTCAAGAGATCCCAGGAgggatccctgcaggggagtctggAATTCAGAACCGAGATCGAGCTCCTGTCCAGGGTTCACCACAAGAACGTGGTGAGCCTTATGGGTTTCTGCCTTGACCAGGGCGAGCAGATGCTGGTCTACGAGTACATCCCCAATGGCACACTCAAAGAGAGCCTCACAG GTAAGTCCGGCGTGCGGCTGGACTGGAAACGGAGGCTCCGTGTCATCCTCGGCACGGCCAAGGGCATCGCCTACCTCCACGAGCTTGCAGACCCTCCCATCGTCCACCGGGACATCAAGTCAAGCAACGTCCTCCTCGACGAGCGGCTCAACGCCAAGGTCTCAGACTTTGGCCTCTCCAAGCTTCTAGGCGAGGACGGCAGGGGGCAGGTCACCACACAAGTCAAGGGCACAATG GGTTACTTGGACCCTGAGTACTACATGACGCAGCAGCTGACGGAGAAGAGCGACGTGTACAGCTTCGgcgtgctgctgctggagatgaTCACGGCCAAGAAGCCGCTGGAGCGCGGCCGGTACATCGTCCGGGAGGTGCTCGCCGCGCTGGACCGGAGCAAGGACCTGTACGGCCTGCACGACCTGCTGGACCCGGTGCTGGGCGCGTCGCCCACGTCGCTGGGCGGCTTGGAGCAGTATGTGGACCTGGCCCTGCGGTGCGTGGAGGAGGCCGGCGCCGACCGCCCGTCCATGGGCGAGGCGGTGAGCGAGATCGAGCGGATCACCAGGATGGCCGGCGGCGCCCCCGAGTCGGCGTCGGAGTCCATGAGCTACGCCAGCAGGACGCCGCGCCACCCGTATGGAGGTGACAGCCCGTCCGAGTACAGCGGCGGCGGGCTGCCGTCGTCGAGGGTGGAGCCCAAGtga
- the LOC119267102 gene encoding probable leucine-rich repeat receptor-like protein kinase At5g49770 isoform X1, with the protein MTFHQQCGRDTSRNCPSMELSPWLVLFGALVQASVILADTNAQDTAGLTGIAASWDTKPSNWDGNDPCSDKWIGIMCIQDRVTSIRLSSQSLSGTLSGDIQSLSELQYLDLSYNKDLGGSLPSSIGSLSNLQNLILVGCSFAGEIPKEIGQLSKLIFLSLNFNRFTGRIPPSLGGLSKLYWFDLADNKLTGGLPVFDGTNPGLDNLTNTKHFHFGGNQLSGTIPSQIFNSHMKLIHFLVDNNNFSGSIPPTLGLLNVLEVLRFDNNKQLSGPVPTNINNLTKLAELHLENNRLTGPLPDLTGMTALSFVDMSNNTFNASDAPAWFTTLPSLTSLYLENLQIGGQLPQELFALSAIQTLKLRGNHFNGTLNIGSDFGSQLQTIDLQDNQIDQLTVGGTQYNKKLILLGNPICNQGNNEQYCKTATQSNPAAPPYSTSKNCSGLPSTCLPSQLLSPSCTCAVPYKGTLFFRAPSFSDLGNESYYLLLEKDMKTKFLSYKAPIDSIALHNPFFDANNNLEISLEVFPGGKVQFGEQDISDIGFILSNQTYKPPPAFGPYYFIAQSYRIATEVPASKKSKANKLPLIVGVAAGGAVVIAVLLVVIFFITRRKREPKKTEERSQSFASLDMKSTSTSVPQLRGARTFTFAELKKITNNFSEANDIGNGGFGKVYRGTLPTGQLVAVKRSQEGSLQGSLEFRTEIELLSRVHHKNVVSLMGFCLDQGEQMLVYEYIPNGTLKESLTGKSGVRLDWKRRLRVILGTAKGIAYLHELADPPIVHRDIKSSNVLLDERLNAKVSDFGLSKLLGEDGRGQVTTQVKGTMGYLDPEYYMTQQLTEKSDVYSFGVLLLEMITAKKPLERGRYIVREVLAALDRSKDLYGLHDLLDPVLGASPTSLGGLEQYVDLALRCVEEAGADRPSMGEAVSEIERITRMAGGAPESASESMSYASRTPRHPYGGDSPSEYSGGGLPSSRVEPK; encoded by the exons ATGACATTTCATCAACAATGCGGGAG GGACACCTCGAGAAACTGCCCAAGCATGGAGCTCTCTCCATGGCTCGTCTTGTTTGGCGCTCTTGTGCAGGCTTCTGTCATCCTGGCTGACACAAATGCGCAAGACA CTGCTGGCCTCACCGGGATCGCAGCTTCCTGGGACACCAAACCATCAAACTGGGATGGCAATGATCCATGCAGCGACAAGTGGATCGGGATAATGTGCATCCAGGACCGGGTCACATCCAT AAGACTGTCAAGTCAATCACTGTCCGGAACTCTTTCGGGGGACATTCAATCTCTGTCGGAACTACAATACTT GGACTTATCCTATAACAAGGACTTGGGTGGCTCTCTTCCTTCATCCATTGGAAGCTTGAGCAACCTCCaaaattt AATACTTGTTGGCTGCAGCTTTGCTGGTGAAATACCTAAAGAGATTGGCCAGCTCTCAAAGCTGATATTTCT ATCTCTAAACTTCAACAGGTTCACTGGTCGCATACCACCATCACTCGGTGGCCTCTCGAAGCTATACTGGTTTGATCTGGCTGACAATAAGCTCACTGGAGGACTTCCGGTATTCGACGGTACAAATCCCGGTTTGGATAATCTGACAAATACAAAGCACTT CCACTTTGGCGGTAATCAGCTCTCTGGCACCATACCGAGCCAGATTTTCAACTCACACATGAAGCTGATACATTT TCTTGTCGACAACAACAACTTCTCTGGCAGCATCCCCCCTACTCTAGGCCTTCTTAACGTGCTGGAAGTTCT ACGTTTTGATAACAACAAACAGTTGTCTGGGCCAGTTCCAACCAACATCAACAACCTCACCAAGCTTGCTGAACT CCATCTAGAAAACAATCGGCTCACTGGCCCACTGCCAGACCTGACAGGAATGACTGCGCTCAGCTTTGT GGACATGAGTAACAACACCTTCAATGCATCCGATGCTCCAGCTTGGTTCACCACTTTGCCGTCTTTGACTTCATT ATACCTAGAGAATCTGCAGATCGGCGGGCAGCTTCCGCAAGAACTTTTTGCCCTTTCTGCAATTCAGACACT GAAGCTTCGGGGCAACCACTTCAATGGCACCCTAAATATTGGGTCGGACTTTGGTAGCCAGCTCCAAACAATTGATTTGCAGGACAATCAAATCGATCAGCTCACTGTTGGGGGAACCCAATACAACAAGAAACTCAT ACTTTTAGGAAACCCAATATGCAACCAAGGGAACAACGAGCAATACTGCAAAACCGCGACACAATCCAACCCGGCGGCGCCACCATATTCTACTTCTAAGAACTGTTCTGGGCTGCCATCGACATGCCTCCCAAGCCAGCTTCTGAGCCCAAGCTGCACATGTGCTGTGCCGTACAAAGGCACACTGTTCTTCAGGGCACCATCATTTTCTGACCTCGGCAATGAGTCGTACTATCTTCTACTGGAGAAGGACATGAAGACCAAGTTCCTGTCATACAAGGCCCCGATCGACTCGATTGCTCTTCATAACCCATTCTTTGAtgcgaacaacaacttggagattagCTTGGAGGTGTTCCCTGGTGGCAAGGTTCAGTTTGGAGAGCAGGACATTTCTGACATTGGGTTCATTTTGAGCAATCAAACGTATAAGCCGCCCCCTGCTTTCGGTCCATACTATTTCATCGCTCAAAGCTATCGTATTGCAACAGAGGTGCCAGCATCTAAAAAATCAAAGGCGAACAAGTTGCCACTTATCGTCGGAGTTGCTGCCGGTGGTGCAGTTGTTATTGCAGTGCTGCTTGTTGTTATTTTTTTCATCACGAGACGGAAGAGAGAACCAAAGAAGACTGAAGAGAGAAGCCAGTCTTTCG CTTCTTTGGACATGAAGAGCACCAGCACCAGTGTGCCACAGCTGCGCGGTGCGCGCACGTTCACGTTCGCTGAACTGAAGAAGATAACCAATAACTTCTCGGAGGCGAACGACATAGGAAATGGCGGCTTCGGGAAG GTTTACAGGGGGACACTTCCGACTGGGCAACTGGTTGCTGTCAAGAGATCCCAGGAgggatccctgcaggggagtctggAATTCAGAACCGAGATCGAGCTCCTGTCCAGGGTTCACCACAAGAACGTGGTGAGCCTTATGGGTTTCTGCCTTGACCAGGGCGAGCAGATGCTGGTCTACGAGTACATCCCCAATGGCACACTCAAAGAGAGCCTCACAG GTAAGTCCGGCGTGCGGCTGGACTGGAAACGGAGGCTCCGTGTCATCCTCGGCACGGCCAAGGGCATCGCCTACCTCCACGAGCTTGCAGACCCTCCCATCGTCCACCGGGACATCAAGTCAAGCAACGTCCTCCTCGACGAGCGGCTCAACGCCAAGGTCTCAGACTTTGGCCTCTCCAAGCTTCTAGGCGAGGACGGCAGGGGGCAGGTCACCACACAAGTCAAGGGCACAATG GGTTACTTGGACCCTGAGTACTACATGACGCAGCAGCTGACGGAGAAGAGCGACGTGTACAGCTTCGgcgtgctgctgctggagatgaTCACGGCCAAGAAGCCGCTGGAGCGCGGCCGGTACATCGTCCGGGAGGTGCTCGCCGCGCTGGACCGGAGCAAGGACCTGTACGGCCTGCACGACCTGCTGGACCCGGTGCTGGGCGCGTCGCCCACGTCGCTGGGCGGCTTGGAGCAGTATGTGGACCTGGCCCTGCGGTGCGTGGAGGAGGCCGGCGCCGACCGCCCGTCCATGGGCGAGGCGGTGAGCGAGATCGAGCGGATCACCAGGATGGCCGGCGGCGCCCCCGAGTCGGCGTCGGAGTCCATGAGCTACGCCAGCAGGACGCCGCGCCACCCGTATGGAGGTGACAGCCCGTCCGAGTACAGCGGCGGCGGGCTGCCGTCGTCGAGGGTGGAGCCCAAGtga